A single Gambusia affinis linkage group LG22, SWU_Gaff_1.0, whole genome shotgun sequence DNA region contains:
- the grcc10 gene encoding protein C10 translates to MASAPAQQPTLTAEQTRVVLSEVIQAFSVPENAARMEEARESACNDMGKMLQLVLPVATQIQQEVIKAYGFNNEGEGVLKFARLVKMYETQDPEIAAMSAKLKALLLPPLSTPPIGGAIPAS, encoded by the exons ATGGCTTCGGCTCCAGCCCAACAACCCACACTGACCGCTGAACAAACCAGAG TGGTGCTGAGTGAAGTGATCCAGGCCTTTTCAGTGCCAGAGAATGCTGCGCGAATGGAGGAGGCTCGGGAGAGCGCCTGTAACGACATGGGGAAGATGCTGCAGCTCGTGCTTCCTGTGGCCACTCAGATTCAGCAGGAAGTAATCAAGGCGTATGGATTCAACAATGAAGGAGAAG GGGTCCTTAAATTTGCCAGACTGGTGAAGATGTATGAAACCCAGGACCCAGAAATAGCAGCCATGTCTGCAAAGCTGAAGGCTCTCCTCCTGCCACCGTTGTCAACACCACCTATAGGAGGCGCCATTCCAGCTTcatga
- the LOC122824909 gene encoding cytospin-A-like isoform X1: MMGNHNDKDSYSPTNTGSPLDFYHTPPTSPSEAEVTAMASPSAASTDKVQTSSPVASTTPSTPSQAADWKQKLSAPSEWAVINVESINSSDAAAGQEKDVPIALPLPRGSPSEQSWQERDSGMELQAAAERPGEEMTLVLLSLMEHYRASLGLTPNTDITTGAVEMMRRLITERDDLIEKLDMLKETLKTERLEWQQFQWDLQTAVSVADRLRLESDHSLGLLQENHRALEEQLAHTLRRQQETERALESLRAEHKDVCCKLNEVIVQRQQEQAELDVLRNVCRLKNELMDKEVRNDLQNKGETEIRNGGDGETHDPDKTKGSKDVELTRKGVVDGFIHTLENKKEVGRGPRHPRKIVMLSERSWSLSGFPLQSDSSNQNETSKNTSATLPLCKREEPTKGKRADRLLRRQDSWSNFHTGKQEEDQTSDSVKPQDGFSALLRRHGGSRRNSLLRWCQSRTQGYKNIEITNFSTCWEDGLAFCAVYHTYLPTRIPYESLTPADKEENLGLAFKTGESVGIPATLTVEEMLKADGPDWQRVLAYVESIFRHFEM, from the exons ATGATGGGTAACCACAATGACAAGGACAGCTACAGCCCTACAAATACag GTTCCCCTTTAGACTTCTACCACACACCTCCTACCTCCCCCTCTGAGGCAGAGGTGACTGCCATGGCTTCACCCTCTGCAGCTTCGACTGATAAGGTGCAAACTTCATCACCAGTCGCCAGCACCACGCCCTCCACCCCCTCCCAAGCTGCAGACTGGAAACAGAAGCTCTCGGCTCCCTCGGAGTGGGCAGTGATCAACGTGGAGAGCATCAACTCAAGTGATGCAGCAGCCGGACAGGAGAAAGACGTTCCGATTGCACTGCCTTTGCCCCGAGGATCACCTTCAGAGCAGAGCTGGCAGGAGAGAGATAGCGGGATGGAGCTGcaggcagcagcagagagaccCGGAGAGGAGATGACCCTGGTTTTACTCAGCCTGATGGAGCATTACAGAGCTTCACTGGGCCTAACTCCCAACACTGATATTACTACAGGAGCTGTCG AAATGATGAGGCGCTTAATAACTGAAAGGGATGATCTTATTGAGAAGCTGGACATGTTAAAGGAAACACTTAAG ACAGAGAGGTTGGAGTGGCAGCAGTTCCAGTGGGACTTGCAGACCGCTGTGTCCGTGGCCGACAGGCTGCGACTGGAATCGGATCACTCTCTGGGTTTGCTCCAAGAGAACCATAgagctctggaggagcagctggcTCACACTCTTAGGAGGCAGCAGGAGACCGAGCGAGCGCTGGAGAGCCTGAGGGCTGAGCACAAAGACGTTTGCTGCAAACTAAATGAAGTCATTGTGCAACGGCAGCAGGAGCAAGCAGAGCTGGATGTTCTGAGGAATGTTTGTAGGCTGAAAAATGAACTGATGGATAAAGAGGTTAGAAATGATCTTCAAAACAAAGGTGAAACAGAAATTAGAAATGGTGGCGATGGTGAAACTCATGATCCTGACAAGACGAAAGGATCAAAAGATGTTGAGCTGACTAGAAAGGGAGTAGTTGATGGTTTCATTCACACTCTGGAGAATAAGAAAGAAGTTGGACGTGGACCAAGACATCCACGGAAGATAGTGATGTTGTCCGAAAGGTCTTG GAGCCTGTCTGGTTTTCCACTGCAAAGTGATTCTTCAAATCAGAATGAGACTTCAAAAAACACAAGCGCAACATTACCCTTATGCAAG AGAGAAGAGCCAACAAAAGGGAAAAGAGCAGACCGGCTTTTGAGAAGGCAGGACAGTTGGTCTAACTTTCATACAG GAAAACAAGAGGAGGATCAAACCTCAGATTCAGTGAA ACCTCAGGATGGCTTCAGTGCTTTGCTGAGGCGTCATGGTGGCTCCAGGAGAAACTCTCTGCTGCGGTGGTGCCAAAGTCGTACCCAAGGTTACAAG AATATTGAGATCACCAATTTTAGTACCTGCTGGGAGGATGGGTTGGCATTCTGTGCGGTTTATCACACCTACTTGCCAACTCGTATCCCGTATGAGAGCCTCACTCCAGCTGACaag GAAGAAAACCTTGGCCTTGCGTTCAAGACAGGAGAGAGTGTGGGAATCCCGGCCACACTG ACAGTGGAGGAGATGCTGAAGGCAGATGGGCCAGACTGGCAGAGAGTGCTGGCATATGTCGAAAGCATTTTCCGTCACTTTGAGATGTGA
- the LOC122824909 gene encoding cytospin-A-like isoform X2, with amino-acid sequence MASPSAASTDKVQTSSPVASTTPSTPSQAADWKQKLSAPSEWAVINVESINSSDAAAGQEKDVPIALPLPRGSPSEQSWQERDSGMELQAAAERPGEEMTLVLLSLMEHYRASLGLTPNTDITTGAVEMMRRLITERDDLIEKLDMLKETLKTERLEWQQFQWDLQTAVSVADRLRLESDHSLGLLQENHRALEEQLAHTLRRQQETERALESLRAEHKDVCCKLNEVIVQRQQEQAELDVLRNVCRLKNELMDKEVRNDLQNKGETEIRNGGDGETHDPDKTKGSKDVELTRKGVVDGFIHTLENKKEVGRGPRHPRKIVMLSERSWSLSGFPLQSDSSNQNETSKNTSATLPLCKREEPTKGKRADRLLRRQDSWSNFHTGKQEEDQTSDSVKPQDGFSALLRRHGGSRRNSLLRWCQSRTQGYKNIEITNFSTCWEDGLAFCAVYHTYLPTRIPYESLTPADKEENLGLAFKTGESVGIPATLTVEEMLKADGPDWQRVLAYVESIFRHFEM; translated from the exons ATGGCTTCACCCTCTGCAGCTTCGACTGATAAGGTGCAAACTTCATCACCAGTCGCCAGCACCACGCCCTCCACCCCCTCCCAAGCTGCAGACTGGAAACAGAAGCTCTCGGCTCCCTCGGAGTGGGCAGTGATCAACGTGGAGAGCATCAACTCAAGTGATGCAGCAGCCGGACAGGAGAAAGACGTTCCGATTGCACTGCCTTTGCCCCGAGGATCACCTTCAGAGCAGAGCTGGCAGGAGAGAGATAGCGGGATGGAGCTGcaggcagcagcagagagaccCGGAGAGGAGATGACCCTGGTTTTACTCAGCCTGATGGAGCATTACAGAGCTTCACTGGGCCTAACTCCCAACACTGATATTACTACAGGAGCTGTCG AAATGATGAGGCGCTTAATAACTGAAAGGGATGATCTTATTGAGAAGCTGGACATGTTAAAGGAAACACTTAAG ACAGAGAGGTTGGAGTGGCAGCAGTTCCAGTGGGACTTGCAGACCGCTGTGTCCGTGGCCGACAGGCTGCGACTGGAATCGGATCACTCTCTGGGTTTGCTCCAAGAGAACCATAgagctctggaggagcagctggcTCACACTCTTAGGAGGCAGCAGGAGACCGAGCGAGCGCTGGAGAGCCTGAGGGCTGAGCACAAAGACGTTTGCTGCAAACTAAATGAAGTCATTGTGCAACGGCAGCAGGAGCAAGCAGAGCTGGATGTTCTGAGGAATGTTTGTAGGCTGAAAAATGAACTGATGGATAAAGAGGTTAGAAATGATCTTCAAAACAAAGGTGAAACAGAAATTAGAAATGGTGGCGATGGTGAAACTCATGATCCTGACAAGACGAAAGGATCAAAAGATGTTGAGCTGACTAGAAAGGGAGTAGTTGATGGTTTCATTCACACTCTGGAGAATAAGAAAGAAGTTGGACGTGGACCAAGACATCCACGGAAGATAGTGATGTTGTCCGAAAGGTCTTG GAGCCTGTCTGGTTTTCCACTGCAAAGTGATTCTTCAAATCAGAATGAGACTTCAAAAAACACAAGCGCAACATTACCCTTATGCAAG AGAGAAGAGCCAACAAAAGGGAAAAGAGCAGACCGGCTTTTGAGAAGGCAGGACAGTTGGTCTAACTTTCATACAG GAAAACAAGAGGAGGATCAAACCTCAGATTCAGTGAA ACCTCAGGATGGCTTCAGTGCTTTGCTGAGGCGTCATGGTGGCTCCAGGAGAAACTCTCTGCTGCGGTGGTGCCAAAGTCGTACCCAAGGTTACAAG AATATTGAGATCACCAATTTTAGTACCTGCTGGGAGGATGGGTTGGCATTCTGTGCGGTTTATCACACCTACTTGCCAACTCGTATCCCGTATGAGAGCCTCACTCCAGCTGACaag GAAGAAAACCTTGGCCTTGCGTTCAAGACAGGAGAGAGTGTGGGAATCCCGGCCACACTG ACAGTGGAGGAGATGCTGAAGGCAGATGGGCCAGACTGGCAGAGAGTGCTGGCATATGTCGAAAGCATTTTCCGTCACTTTGAGATGTGA
- the saysd1 gene encoding SAYSvFN domain-containing protein 1 has translation MPFYLAGNSRIETRRCSSQLMVKKLLFHVELGVTHMEQKLAEFRARRQAEKGMKKSEPAAPQSGEQRGGGPAVQPDRSHQPKEPEASRDASSSSKNRDCRDWLLDSTLGRWFASRQLVLSNIMLLKVLLWLVLVGLFVELQFGLPFFVISLFYWLYEGLRSPEPRKPGELSAYSVFNPDCQPLLGSLTAEQLEGEMGYRPLANR, from the exons atgcctttttatTTAGCTGGTAATTCTAGGATCGAGACAAGGAGGTGTTCTTCCCAGCTTATGGTGAAGAAGCTGCTTTTCCACGTCGAACTTGGAGTTACGCATATGGAGCAGAAGCTCGCTGAGTTTAGAGCCCGAAGACAGGCGGAAAAAGGCATGAAAAAGTCCGAACCTGCTGCTCCTCAGTCCGgagaacagagaggaggagggcCTGCTGTTCAGCCTGACAGAAGTCATCAACCAAAAGAGCCAGAAGCCAGTCGAGATGCAAGCAGCAGCTCTAAAAACAGG GACTGTAGGGACTGGCTGCTAGACAGTACTCTGGGAAGATGGTTTGCTTCAAGACAGCTGGTCCTCTCCAACATTATGTTGCTCAAAGTGCTGCTCTggctggttctggtgggtctttttgttgaactgcaattcGGACTGCCTTTCTTCGTCATCTCCCTGTTCTACTGGCTCTATGAAGGACTGCGCAGCCCAGAACCTAGAAAGCCAGGAGAACTGAGTGCTTACTCTGTCTTCAACCCAGACTGTCAGCCTCTCCTTGGCTCACTCACTGCTGAGCAGCTGGAGGGGGAGATGGGCTACAGACCTCTGGCCAACAGATAA